From the Phreatobacter oligotrophus genome, the window GGGTGATGGTGCGCGCCCCCTGCGCCATGGCGGGCATGGGGCCGAGGGCCGTGGCGAGGCCGATGGCGGCGACGGCCGCTCCAAGAAGTGCTTTCACGTGTGGTCCTCCCTGCGGCTTGTCTGTCGGGGGCGGCGGCCGCTCGCCGGGATCAGCTGGGGTCAGTCCACCTCGTAGACGTCGAGGAGGACGCGGTCGGGCAGGCGCGTGCCGATGCAGACGAAGATGGACCGCATCAGCCAGAGATGGTCGGGCGAGGCGGTCTCGAAACGCGGCACGGTGCGGAAGTAGATCTGGGACGCATCCACCGTCTCGCCGCGGCGCAGGCGGGCGATGAGGTCGGGCGGGCCGCGGCGGATGCCGGTGTTCTCGACATAGATGCGCGCGCCCTCGGGCGTCTCGATGACGTAGCGGGCGTGGATGTCGGCGAGGCCCTCGTCGCGGATCGACTGGTAGTCGGTGCCGCCGGGCAGCACCGTGCCGGTGAGGCGGGGTCCCGTCACCTCGCCGCCGAGGATGGGGATGAGCCGGCGTTCGCCGAGCGGCGTGACGCCGACCTCGACGGCCGGCGCGACCGCGGCGGCGATGGAGAAGACGGGAACAAGGCGCGGGGCGGGCATCGGCGTTTCCGGGTTCGGTCGGGCTTCTTTTGGCCCACTCTGTGCGGCATCGGACGGGGGAGGAAGGTCGCCGGTCGCGATCGTTATTGTCAATAACGATCAGCCGCCCGATATGGCAGTTCCGCACCTTTCCAAACTGTCATGTGAACGCCCGCGCCCGGCATGGTAGAAGACGCGGTACAGGAGTGACCATCCGCATGCGCCGCTGGGCCGTTCTCGTCCTCATCATCGCCGCCCTGGGAGGCGCCGGCTGGTGGTTCACCGGCCCGGGCAGCCTTGCGGTGGCGGAGCAGCCGGCCTGGCGCACCGCCAAGGCCGACCGCGGCGACGTGATCGCAGCGGTCAATGCCACCGGCACGATCAACCCGATCTCCACCGTCGTCGTCGGCTCGCAGGTCTCCGGCCAGGTGCTGGAGATCCTCGCCGACTACAATTCGCAGGTCGAGCCCGGCCAGGTGCTGGCCCGCCTCGACCCGACCCAGGTGCGGGCGCGCCTCGACGGGGCCCGCGCCGACCTCGCCAATGTGCGCGCGGCGCGGCAGGTGCAGCTTGCCCAGATCGAGCAGGCCCGCGCCGACATCACCCGCTCCGAGGCCGCCCGCGTCGATGCGGTGGCCAAGCTCGCCCAGGTCGAGGCGCAGCTCGCCGAGGCCGAGCGCAACTATGTCCGCCAGCGCGAGCTCGGCGCCCGCGGGGCGGTGGCCCAGGCGGTGATCGATACGGCCCGCGCCACGGCGGAAACGCAGCGCGCGGCGCGGGACTCGGCAAGGGCGCAGATCGAATCCTCCGAAGCCTCCAAGCTGTCGCTGCAGGCGGCGCTGAAGGTGGCCGAGGCGCAGATCGGCTCGGTCGATGCACAGATCGCCCAGCGCGAGGCGGTGGTGCGGCAGATCGAGGTCGACCTCTCCAACACCGAGATCCGCTCGCCGGTGAAGGGCACCGTGGTGCAGCGGCAGGTCGAGCTCGGCCAGACGGTGGCCGCCTCGCTGCAGGCGCCGACCCTGTTCCTGGTGGCGCAGGACCTGCGCTCCATGGAGATCTACGCCAATGTCGACGAGGCCGATGTGGGCCGCGTCCGCAGCGGCCAAACCGTCACCTTCTCGGTCAATGCCTATCCGGGCCGCGAATTCACCGGCGAGGTGAAGCTCGTCCGCCTCGGCTCGCAGACGGTTCAGAACGTCGTCATTTACACAGCGATCATCTCCTTCTCGAACCCGC encodes:
- a CDS encoding DUF3237 domain-containing protein, whose protein sequence is MPAPRLVPVFSIAAAVAPAVEVGVTPLGERRLIPILGGEVTGPRLTGTVLPGGTDYQSIRDEGLADIHARYVIETPEGARIYVENTGIRRGPPDLIARLRRGETVDASQIYFRTVPRFETASPDHLWLMRSIFVCIGTRLPDRVLLDVYEVD
- a CDS encoding HlyD family secretion protein codes for the protein MRRWAVLVLIIAALGGAGWWFTGPGSLAVAEQPAWRTAKADRGDVIAAVNATGTINPISTVVVGSQVSGQVLEILADYNSQVEPGQVLARLDPTQVRARLDGARADLANVRAARQVQLAQIEQARADITRSEAARVDAVAKLAQVEAQLAEAERNYVRQRELGARGAVAQAVIDTARATAETQRAARDSARAQIESSEASKLSLQAALKVAEAQIGSVDAQIAQREAVVRQIEVDLSNTEIRSPVKGTVVQRQVELGQTVAASLQAPTLFLVAQDLRSMEIYANVDEADVGRVRSGQTVTFSVNAYPGREFTGEVKLVRLGSQTVQNVVIYTAIISFSNPRMELLPGMTATLRVITDRREGVLRVPNAALRWRPAGATPAEPRPQPQAAANPFGPPPMGGPRGGPGGGGGGGGGGGGGRQIGEFVETLKTELTLDATQRERIDAIVAETRPLFRALGDPSLDRNQRVERLREIRAEMARKIEAVLNADQRRSFADIRARYDGSRGADGGMPGRVFVVGADGKPQAVSVRVGVSDGAMTEVLSGDLEAGRELIIGTGQGPGGSAPAARGFRMF